From a single Fusarium fujikuroi IMI 58289 draft genome, chromosome FFUJ_chr03 genomic region:
- a CDS encoding related to vesicular integral-membrane protein VIP36 produces MRLPSLSAALLGALAWTARADDLDDNIRSISLRTHSLTQPYLDSDMQSRWYDFGGDTIIRTDSYIRLTSDRPSQSGWMYSRVPLTATNWQVEVEFKISGKNQLYGDGFAMWITRQRAQQGTVFGGPDNFEGLGVFIDTYKNNRPGVVFPYVMAMYGDGKTSYDKSNDGKHTELAGCSARGIRHASVPTKMRLTYFQDKQLKLELQYKVEDEWQTCFDLEDPPAIPNIAYVGFTAETGELSDNHDIISVAAKNLYTQPGTSNTGKSSGTKNKGRKGTGKTTNGNKQGGSWTWFFTKVILFIIVAGGAYVGYTAYRAKAKSHRF; encoded by the exons ATGCGGTTGCCCTCACTATCAGCAGCGCTCCTTGGTGCGCTCGCATGGACTGCCCGCgctgatgatcttgatgataACATCAGGAGTATTTCG CTCAGGACACATTCCTTGACCCAG CCCTACCTGGACTCGGACATGCAAAGCCGCTGGTACGACTTTGGCGGAGATACCATTATTCGAACCGATTC GTACATTCGACTTACTTCGGATCGTCCATCGCAGTCAGGGTGGATGTACTCACGAGTTCCTCTCACTGCGACAAACTGGCAGGTCGAGGTTGAATTCAAGATCTCGGGCAAGAACCAACTCTATGGAGATGGTTTTGCTATGTGGATTACCCGCCAACGTGCGCAACAGGGTACTGTCTTTGGAGGACCCGATAACTTCGAAGGCCTTGGAGTTTTCATCGACACTTACAAGAACAACCGTCCCGGCGTTGTCTTTCCCTATGTCATGGCCATGTATGGCGATGGCAAGACCTCTTACGACAAATCCAACGATGGAAAGCACACCGAACTCGCTGGCTGCTCTGCACGTGGTATTCGACATGCCAGTGTCCCTACCAAGATGCGCCTCACTTACTTCCAGGACAAACAACTCAAGCTAGAGCTCCAGtacaaggttgaggatgagtgGCAGACATGCTTCGACCTCGAGGATCCCCCAGCCATTCCTAACATTGCCTACGTTGGTTTCACTGCTGAGACTGGTGAGCTCAGCGACAATCACGATATCATTTCCGTGGCGGCTAAGAACCTTTACACTCAACCTGGCACCAGCAACACTGGCAAGTCATCTGGCACTAAGAATAAAGGACGTAAGGGCACTGGTAAGACCACCAACGGAAACAAGCAGGGCGGTAGCTGGACATGGTTCTTTACCAAAGTCATCCTGTTCATCATTGTTGCTGGCGGTGCTTATGTTGGCTACACTGCCTACCGAGCCAAGGCCAAATCGCACAGATTCTAG
- a CDS encoding related to mitochondrial import inner membrane translocase subunit TIM13 has translation MDSTQVKAAVIKQVQQEANLVNARTLIEKLQETCFEKCVPKPGTSLSSSETTCMTSCMEKYMAAWNMVNAAYIARLRQESASLQN, from the exons ATGGATTCCACACAAGTCAAGGCTGCTGTCATCAAGCAGGTTCAGCAGGAGGCCAACTTGGTTAACGCCCGCACTCTTATTGAG AAACTCCAAGAGACTTGCTTTGAGAAGTGCGTCCCCAAGCCCGGAACTTCTCTATCGAGCAGCGAGACGACTTGCATGACCAGCTGCATGGAGAAGTACATGGCCGCTTGGAACATGGTCAACGCAGCATACATTGCCCGATTAAGGCAAGAGTCTGCTAGCTTGCAAAATTGA
- a CDS encoding related to splicing factor 3B subunit 3 (spliceosomal protein sap130), with amino-acid sequence MATTSNMFMYSLTVQPPTNVTQAVLGQFAGTREQLIITAAGSQLSLLRPDPSQGKVITLLSHDVFGIIRSLAAFRLAGSNKDYLIIASDSGRITIIEYLPAQNRFHRLHLETFGKSGVRRVIPGEYLACDPKGRACLIASTEKNKLVYVLNRNSQAELTISSPLEAHKPGVLVISMVALDVGYSNPVFAALEIDYSEIDQDSTGQAMEELETQLVYYELDLGLNHVVRKWSDPVDPTASILFQVPGGNDGPSGVLVCGEENITYRHSNQEAFRVAIPRRRGATEDPNRKRTIVSGIMHKLKGSAGAFFFLLQTDDGDLFKLSIDMIEDEEGNPTGEVKRLKIKYFDTVPVASSLCILKSGFLYVASQFGNYSFYQFEKLGDDDEELEFYSDDFPADPRASYEPVYFHPRPTENLALVESIPAMNPLLDCKVANLTGEDAPQIYTICGNGPRSSFRMLKHGLEVNEIVASELPGIPSAVWTLKLNRSEQYDAYIVLSFTNGTLVLSIGETVEEVSDSGFLTSVPTLAAQLLGDDGLIQVHPKGIRHVRNGHVNEWAAPQHRSIVAATANAHQVAVALSSGEIVYFEMDADGSLAEYDEKKEMFGTVTCLSLGDVPEGRLRSSFLAVGCDDCTVRILSLDPESTLENKSVQALTAAPTSLAIIAMDDSSSGGSTLYLHIGLHSGVYLRTVLDEVTGELTDTRQKFLGPKEVRLFQVTVQGKTCVLGLSSRPWLGYADPITKGFVVTPLNYVDLEWGWNFSSEQCEEGIVGIQGQSLRIFNIDRLGDTLIQKSIPLTYTPKKLVKHPDQPLFYTIEADNNTLPPELRAQLLADPKIVNGDSRVLPPEDFGYPKGTRRWASCINVIDPLSEEGQVLQTIDLENNEAAVSAVIVSFSSQDNENFLVVGTGKDMVVNPRSYSEGYLHIYRFQDGGRERRVAVAVGTQLRIYDLGMRQMLRKSQAEVAAQQIVSLNTQGSRIIVGDVQQGVTYVVYKPASNKLIPFVDDTIARWTTCTTMVDYESVAGGDKFGNMFIVRCPEKASEEADEEQTGLHLINAREYLHGTPHRVSLMCHFYTQDIPTSITKTSLVVGGQEILLWSGIMGTIGVFIPFVSREDADFFQNLEQHLRTEDPPLAGRDHLMYRGYYAPVKGVIDGDLCERYNLLPNDKKLMIAGELDRSVREIERKISDIRTRSAF; translated from the exons ATGGCGACCACGTCGAACATGTTCATGTACTCGCTGACGGTTCAGCCGCCGACAAATGTCACGCAAGCGGTCTTGGGCCAGTTCGCAGGCACTAGAGAACAGCTTATCATCACTGCTGCTGGCTCGCAGCTCTCCCTACTACGACCCGATCCATCCCAGGGAAAGGTAATTACCCTCCTATCGCATGATGTATTTGGCATCATACGTTCCCTCGCCGCTTTTCGGTTAGCTGGTAGCAATAAGG ACTACTTGATCATTGCGTCCGATTCTGGTCGTATCACAATCATTGAGTACCTCCCTGCACAGAACCGCTTTCACCGTTTACATCTCGAAACTTTTGGCAAATCCGGTGTACGGAGAGTCATCCCTGGCGAGTATCTAGCCTGCGACCCAAAGGGCAGAGCATGCTTGATTGCCTCAACTGAGAAGAACAAACTTGTCTATGTTCTCAACCGTAATTCACAAGCCGAGCTCACAATCTCGTCACCGCTTGAGGCCCACAAACCCGGCGTGCTGGTCATCTCCATGGTTGCGCTTGATGTTGGCTACTCAAACCCAGTGTTTGCCGCACTCGAGATTGACTACTCCGAGATTGATCAAGACTCAACCGGCCAAGCAATGGAAGAGTTGGAGACTCAACTGGTCTATTATGAGCTTGATTTGGGACTCAATCACGTTGTGCGCAAGTGGTCAGACCCTGTTGAcccaacagcctcaattcTGTTCCAGGTCCCTGGTGGAAATGACGGGCCTAGTGGTGTGCTCGTGTGCGGTGAAGAAAATATCACATATCGACACTCAAATCAGGAAGCATTCCGTGTTGCCATCCCTCGTCGGCGCGGCGCCACTGAGGATCCGAACCGCAAGCGCACGATCGTGTCTGGTATCATGCACAAGCTGAAAGGCAGTGCAGGCGcgtttttcttcctccttcaaaCAGATGACGGTGATCTCTTCAAACTCTCGATTGATatgattgaggatgaggaaggtAATCCCACTGGAGAAGTCAAAAGACTCAAGATCAAGTATTTTGACACCGTTCCGGTCGCCTCAAGTCTCTGTATCTTGAAGAGCGGTTTCCTCTATGTTGCTTCTCAGTTTGGTAACTACTCATTCTACCAATTTGAAAAGCtcggtgatgacgatgaggaactAGAGTTCTATAGTGATGACTTCCCAGCGGATCCCAGGGCTTCTTACGAGCCAGTTTACTTCCACCCTCGGCCAACTGAAAACTTGGCCCTGGTCGAGAGCATCCCTGCCATGAACCCCCTCCTAGATTGCAAGGTCGCAAATCTCACTGGAGAAGATGCACCTCAAATCTATACCATTTGTGGTAATGGCCCCCGAAGTAGCTTCAGGATGCTCAAGCATGGCTTGGAAGTCAACGAGATTGTTGCCTCTGAACTGCCTGGAATTCCTTCTGCTGTTTGGACGCTGAAGCTGAATCGTTCCGAACAGTACGATGCTTACATCGTACTATCATTTACCAACGGTACGCTAGTCCTTAGTATTGGCGAGACTGTTGAGGAAGTCAGTGACTCCGGTTTTCTCACGAGTGTTCCAACGCTGGCGGCCCAGCTCCTTGGTGACGATGGACTGATCCAGGTTCATCCCAAGGGCATTCGACACGTGCGTAATGGCCATGTCAATGAATGGGCCGCTCCGCAACATCGCTCCATTGTTGCTGCTACAGCCAATGCTCATCAGGTCGCTGTCGCTCTCAGCTCTGGTGAGATCGTCTACTTCGAGATGGATGCGGACGGCTCACTGGCTGAGTatgatgaaaagaaggagatgttCGGTACCGTTACTTGCCTAAGTCTGGGTGACGTCCCTGAGGGACGATTAAGAAGTTCATTCTTAGCAGTCGGTTGCGACGATTGCACTGTCCGCATACTCAGCCTGGATCCAGAGTCGACTTTGGAAAACAAGTCAGTTCAGGCTCTTACAGCTGCGCCAACATCGCTGGCAATCATCGCAATGGATGACTCCTCGTCGGGCGGTTCTACCCTCTATCTCCACATCGGTCTACACTCCGGTGTCTATCTCAGGACAGTTCTTGACGAAGTCACTGGTGAGTTGACAGACACGCGCCAAAAGTTCCTCGGCCCCAAAGAAGTCCGACTTTTCCAGGTCACAGTTCAAGGCAAGACATGCGTGCTTGGTCTAAGCTCCAggccttggcttggctacGCAGACCCGATCACAAAAGGTTTTGTAGTGACGCCCCTAAACTACGTCGACCTTGAGTGGGGTTGGAACTTCAGTAGTGAGCAGTGCGAAGAAGGCATTGTTGGTATCCAAGGTCAATCGTTACG AATTTTTAATATCGATCGGCTTGGCGATACACTCATCCAGAAATCAATTCCTTTAACATATACCCCAAAGAAACTTGTAAAGCACCCTGACCAGCCTCTCTTCTACACTATCGAGGCAGACAACAACACTTTACCACCTGAGTTACGTGCACAACTTTTGGCAGACCCTAAAATCGTCAACGGCGATTCTAGAGTGCTCCCACCTGAAGATTTTGGCTATCCCAAAGGTACACGTCGATGGGCATCTTGCATTAATGTGATAGATCCGCTTTCCGAGGAAGGACAGGTTCTGCAAACGATTGATTTGGAGAACAATGAAGCGGCAGTCAGTGCAGTAATCGTGTCTTTTTCAAGCCAAGATAACGAGAACTTTTTGGTAGTTGGTACCGGCAAAGACATGGTGGTCAATCCCCGCAGTTACAGCGAAGGATATCTACACATTTACCGATTTCAAGATGGGGGGCGAGAAC GAAGAGTGGCTGTTGCAGTTGGAACACAGTTGCGTATATATGATCTCGGCATGAGACAGATGCTCCGCAAATCTCAGGCTGAAGTAGCAGCGCAGCAGATCGTGTCGCTGAACACCCAGGGCAGTCGAATTATTGTCGGTGATGTTCAACAGGGCGTAACCTACGTGGTGTACAAGCCTGCGTCGAACAAACTCATTCcctttgttgatgataccaTCGCAAGGTGGACCACATGCACAACCATGGTAGATTACGAGTCGGTGGCCGGTGGTGACAAGTTCGGAAATATGTTCATTGTCCGCTGCCCTGAGAAAGCCAGTGAAGAGGCTGACGAGGAGCAGACGGGCTTGCATCTTATTAATGCGCGAGAATATCTCCACGGTACACCTCACAGAGTGAGTCTGATGTGCCATTTCTACACACAGGACATACCAACCAGTATCACCAAAACGAGTCTGGTAGTTGGTGGGCAGGAAATTTTACTATGGAGCGGTATCATGGGCACTATCGGAGTCTTCATACCATTTGTCAGTCGTGAAGATGCAGACTTCTTCCAGAATCTCGAACAACACCTAAGGACCGAGGACCCCCCGCTCGCCGGACGAGATCATCTTATGTATCGCGGGTATTATGCTCCTGTCAAGGGGGTCATTGATGGCGATCTATGCGAGCGGTATAACCTCTTACCCAACGACAAGAAGCTTATGATTGCCGGTGAATTGGACCGATCGGTCCGAGAGATCGAGCGAAAGATTTCT GATATTCGGACACGGTCTGCATTCTGA
- a CDS encoding related to MSS51 protein: protein MEPTLRKAASSICGQCPATVRRQLASGAAARPWMRISAHHIRRHSTTKDQRRASPTPKNRDFSTSSVTKSEATATITNKSSPSPLRLSQDNLFHPFSKSPVPEFRQRAAFMRQHAYCPHPDHQQTKLPTIAPKPEDPEAAKGTQPPQHVNFECPDCGLPVYCCEEHWMDDYEKHLEVCDTLRQINEDDHDLRSGRVFEEGNLPDLQMEHAAINMTNWDTFMYTREFDAVNSDRQMRQITRLLTYPVTIGSILHELSPYSIKAGERMTTEGLKSFSALRYNLHPPKSGRGTGVGELKPEAPAVRIFILGARAESSLPRPAWVQLAHMFPEARLHLIFVGPESMANRDDEFPLPERTPSNPFGAVVEDRVWYKMKISTIVDYYHTVHQTQHFAPYDPYFDCFVLFHPGLGHPASSHEWEETLPLLLETKIPIISTGYTQFDMERDVEWVNQKSKGEFDILLQPGENVFRSLRWDLNDMDPQDVSCGNWGVWAFRGKRYETATRDA, encoded by the exons ATGGAGCCTACTCTGAGGAAAGCAGCCTCGAGCATCTGTGGGCAATGTCCTGCAACTGTCCGGAGGCAATTGGCCTCTGGAGCGGCAGCTAGGCCATGGATGAGGATATCAGCCCATCATATCCGCAGACATTCAACTACCAAGGACCAAAGAAGAGCTTCGCCTACGCCCAAGAATCGAGACTTTTCCACTTCCTCGGTGACAAAATCTGAGGCCACCGCAACTATCACCAATAAGTCGTCTCCGTCACCATTACGCCTGAGTCAAGACAACCTCTTTCACCCGTTTTCAAAGTCTCCAGTACCAGAGTTCCGGCAACGAGCTGCTTTTATGCGACAGCATGCCTACTGCCCTCACCCCGACCACCAGCAAACGAAGCTTCCTACCATTGCCCCGAAACCCGAGGACCCCGAGGCTGCAAAGGGAACCCAGCCGCCTCAGCACGTCAACTTTGAATGCCCAGACTGTGGCTTACCAGTTTATTGCTGCGAGGAGCATTGGATGGATGACTACGAAAAGCATTTGGAAGTTTGCGACACTCTTAGACAAATTAACGAAGATGACCACGATTTGCGCTCGGGCCGAGTATTCGAAGAAGGCAACCTCCCAGATCTTCAGATGGAACATGCGGCGATCAACATGACAAATTGGGATACTTTCATGTATACAAGGGAGTTTGATGCTGTCAACTCTGATCGTCAGATGAGACAGATTACCCGGCTCTTGACTTATCCCGTAACCATTGGCAGCATTCTCCATGAGCTTAGCCCTTACAGCATCAAGGCTGGAGAGCGAATGACTACAGAGGGACTGAAGAGTTTCAGCG CATTGAGATACAACTTGCATCCTCCCAAGTCAGGTCGAGGAACCGGCGTTGGTGAGCTCAAACCCGAGGCACCAGCTGTCAGAATTTTCATTCTGGGAGCTCGTGCTGAATCTTCTCTCCCTCGACCTGCTTGGGTTCAGCTGGCACATATGTTCCCCGAAGCCAGACTACACCTCATCTTTGTTGGGCCTGAAAGCATGGCCAACCGTGACGACGAGTTCCCGTTGCCAGAACGTACCCCTTCCAACCCCTTTGGAGCGGTGGTAGAGGATCGCGTCTGGtacaagatgaagataagcACAATCGTGGATTACTACCACACAGTTCACCAGACGCAACACTTTGCACCATATGATCCTTACTTCGACTGCTTTGTGCTATTTCACCCGGGTTTGGGTCATCCTGCAAGCAGTCACGAGTGGGAAGAAACCCTaccccttctccttgagactAAGATCCCTATTATCAGCACAGGCTATACCCAGTTTGACATGGAACGCGACGTCGAGTGGGTGAACCAGAAGTCGAAGGGCGAATTTGATATACTTCTCCAACCTGGAGAGAATGTTTTCAGGAGTCTTCGATGGGATCTGAACGACATGGATCCCCAGGATGTCAGCTGTGGTAATTGGGGGGTGTGGGCATTCCGTGGTAAGAG ATATGAGACGGCCACAAGGGACGCCTGA